From a single Anaerolineales bacterium genomic region:
- a CDS encoding long-chain fatty acid--CoA ligase, producing MSNKPWLAHYDKGVPQTIEYPKVPLFHFLEEAARKYPDHACTIFKGAVISYKDMNRMADSMAAALVEMGVKKGDRVGLFLPNTPQFVIAYFGILKAGGVVVAINPTYPVDEILIPVKDANIEIMITLSRFYGKICEVRKKSNLKKVIVTNIKETLPPLLRFLFTLVKEKKEGDRVEALESGDVWMQDLLKKHADSPKPNVEVLPEDTALFQYSGGTTGVPKGAVAMHKNIVANTLQMKAWFVTAEEGKEVVLMGIPLFHVYGMVAGMNFGMTIGASMVMVPNARDLKDVLQNISKFKATLFPGVPLLYNALSNHPDVKAGKYDLSSIKACISGSAPLMRETKEAFERLTGGKVFEGYGMSETPTAATCNPLNGENKVGSIGMPLSDVDMKLISLDDGETEVPEGEIGEIVINAPNVMKGYHNMPTETANSLRTLKDGKTWLFTGDIARMDEDGYFYIVDRKKELIKPGGFQVWPREVEEVIMDHPKVLEVGVGGIPDPHRGETVKAWIVVKPGETLTEEELKTFCKEHLAPYKVPTHYEFRDELPKTTVGKILRRELVRQHKETNPS from the coding sequence ATGAGCAACAAACCGTGGCTGGCACATTATGATAAAGGTGTGCCGCAAACAATCGAATATCCAAAAGTGCCGTTATTCCATTTTCTAGAGGAAGCCGCGCGCAAATATCCTGACCACGCCTGTACGATCTTCAAAGGCGCGGTCATTTCTTATAAGGATATGAACCGGATGGCTGACAGCATGGCTGCGGCGCTGGTTGAAATGGGTGTGAAGAAGGGTGACCGGGTGGGTCTGTTCCTGCCGAACACGCCGCAGTTCGTGATTGCTTATTTTGGAATCCTGAAGGCGGGCGGGGTGGTTGTGGCAATCAACCCAACCTATCCTGTGGATGAGATATTGATCCCGGTAAAAGATGCCAATATCGAGATCATGATCACGCTCAGCCGTTTCTACGGAAAGATCTGTGAGGTGAGGAAGAAGTCGAACCTCAAGAAGGTTATTGTCACCAATATCAAGGAAACCCTGCCGCCTCTGCTGCGCTTCCTGTTCACGCTGGTAAAGGAAAAAAAAGAGGGCGACCGCGTAGAGGCGCTCGAATCCGGCGATGTGTGGATGCAGGATCTGTTGAAAAAACACGCCGACTCGCCCAAACCGAACGTGGAAGTCCTGCCGGAGGATACGGCGCTCTTCCAATATTCGGGCGGTACGACCGGCGTACCCAAGGGCGCAGTTGCCATGCATAAAAATATTGTGGCAAATACGCTTCAGATGAAAGCCTGGTTTGTCACTGCTGAAGAAGGCAAGGAAGTGGTGCTGATGGGAATCCCGCTCTTCCATGTGTACGGCATGGTGGCGGGCATGAACTTTGGCATGACCATCGGCGCGAGCATGGTGATGGTGCCAAACGCACGCGACTTGAAGGATGTGCTGCAGAACATCAGCAAGTTCAAAGCGACCCTCTTCCCCGGCGTGCCGCTGTTGTATAACGCCCTCAGCAACCATCCTGATGTGAAGGCAGGCAAATACGACTTGTCTTCCATTAAGGCATGCATCTCCGGCTCGGCTCCGTTGATGCGCGAAACCAAGGAAGCCTTTGAACGCCTGACGGGCGGAAAGGTCTTTGAAGGATATGGCATGTCAGAGACGCCGACCGCCGCGACCTGCAATCCGCTCAACGGCGAGAACAAGGTTGGTTCCATCGGCATGCCTCTTTCGGATGTGGATATGAAGCTCATCAGTCTGGACGATGGCGAAACCGAAGTCCCTGAAGGCGAGATCGGCGAGATCGTGATCAATGCCCCGAATGTGATGAAGGGATATCACAACATGCCGACCGAGACCGCCAATTCCCTGCGCACGCTGAAGGATGGCAAGACCTGGCTCTTCACCGGCGATATTGCACGCATGGATGAGGACGGCTATTTCTACATCGTGGACCGCAAGAAGGAACTCATCAAGCCGGGCGGCTTCCAGGTATGGCCCCGCGAAGTGGAGGAAGTCATCATGGATCACCCGAAGGTGTTGGAAGTGGGCGTGGGCGGCATCCCCGACCCGCATCGCGGTGAAACTGTCAAGGCGTGGATCGTAGTCAAGCCGGGTGAAACGTTGACCGAGGAAGAGCTCAAGACATTCTGCAAGGAACATCTTGCGCCGTACAAGGTCCCAACCCATTATGAGTTCAGGGACGAACTTCCCAAGACCACCGTCGGCAAGATCCTGCGGCGTGAGTTGGTGAGACAGCACAAGGAAACGAATCCTTCGTAA